One region of Wyeomyia smithii strain HCP4-BCI-WySm-NY-G18 chromosome 3, ASM2978416v1, whole genome shotgun sequence genomic DNA includes:
- the LOC129728847 gene encoding uncharacterized protein LOC129728847 — protein sequence MLFQEIWRSGVSWDDEINQQCFEKWQTWLKLLPEIENLKIPRCYRLRTSAGQETEIQLHTFVDAGENGMAAAVYLRYAEKGKVECSLVGVRTRVAPLKYLTIPRLELQAAVIGARLAHLISEGLTISITKYVYWSDSRNALSWIRADHRRYSQFVATRVSEILDLTNVSDWKWVPTKWNVADEGTKWQSRLVLTSDIKWYKGPDFLYQREEEWPVTPDKMVEPMDELQANIHVHTETQRMAVPINNFQSLRGMVRATALAIRFLRNALSKCFTRISGGLTSEEIRNAEVFHFHAAQQDAF from the coding sequence ATGCTTTTCCAAGAGATCTGGCGATCTGGTGTTAGTTGGGACGACGAGATCAATCAGCAATGCTTTGAAAAATGGCAGACATGGCTTAAGCTTCTACCCGAAATAGAGAATTTAAAGATTCCACGATGCTACAGACTCCGAACGTCAGCTGGTCAAGAAACGGAAATTCAGTTGCATACATTCGTCGATGCCGGTGAGAATGGTATGGCAGCCGCTGTATATCTTCGCTATGCAGAGAAAGGGAAGGTCGAATGCTCACTTGTTGGCGTGAGAACCCGCGTAGCACCGCTCAAATATCTCACCATCCCAAGACTGGAGCTTCAGGCGGCGGTAATTGGGGCAAGACTAGCCCACCTTATCAGTGAAGGATTAACCATTAGCATCACAAAATATGTATATTGGTCAGATTCAAGGAACGCGCTTTCGTGGATAAGAGCTGATCACCGTAGATATAGCCAGTTTGTGGCTACACGTGTAAGTGAAATTCTGGATTTGACTAACGTTTCTGATTGGAAGTGGGTTCCTACGAAGTGGAACGTGGCGGATGAGGGAACAAAATGGCAAAGTCGTCTAGTACTAACGAGTGACATCAAATGGTATAAAGGACCTGACTTTCTCTATCAACGCGAGGAAGAATGGCCAGTGACACCGGACAAAATGGTTGAACCTATGGATGAACTACAAGCGAATATTCACGTGCACACCGAGACTCAGAGGATGGCAGTTCCGATTAACAACTTTCAAAGTCTGAGAGGTATGGTCCGAGCAACTGCACTCGCCATTCGGTTTCTGAGGAACGCACTTTCGAAATGCTTCACTCGAATTAGTGGTGGTCTAACCAGTGAAGAAATCCGCAATGCTGAGGTTTTCCATTTCCATGCTGCGCAACAGGACGCCTTCTGA
- the LOC129732983 gene encoding uncharacterized protein LOC129732983 isoform X2, whose translation MSTKSGSKSSAPNKGNCSATQSICTRNERTLSSKAEASNKELLLNPNSNISNRKTPSIKSTRSKSSRASSLKVGQSCRSCYCADNSRMVQCDDCDRWHHFNCVGVDSQIEMVPWQCVECEKGADRNRKFDKQPGTANVANASSVSKQCASSESKRDHQKLGRDAIKSTDSLSVSSRRSSIRTIQRLELQLQKLEAEQTLLDEKKNLIEQQFSVLEELASLNEEEAEEVESKNDSKVQDWLNRKSDACRNCASCEEFVNEEQSENSSDSSSEEEQEQQTVHDLPHFNSNKRSTPRRKHVIERGTFATSTQFNCSLSRNQLAARQIVAKDLPIFTGNPEDWPLFFSTYKSTTRMCGYTNDENMIRLISCLKGEAFTAVRSYLLYPSTVPKAMDAFKLRFVQPQFIIHSVRDKVLAMPTLKADSIDKTIDFALAVQNFVATIDACGRKEYRRDVSLLSDLVGKLPTSMKLEWARYMKGLRKVNLADFSEWLYNIAADACLVSEPRKIQETLCYGTRKKTKPFINTHAEQPSLRNEDLPGPSKITHKTIGEQKKLTMRLCIVCKGNCALLIKCKRFLDLSYDGKWATIHEAKVCRKCLKQHKGGCMSKECGINGCTFKHHPLLHKELSVTSSTANNEQANEAQACNTHQGGSSAILFRYVPVVVYGDGNSVHCYAFLDDGSSLTLMDQDLAEELNLSGEPNPLCLKWTGGTHRSENNSHKVALDISGLKASI comes from the exons ATGTCGACCAAGTCCGGATCTAAATCCTCTGCCCCCAATAAAGGTAATTGCTCAGCTACTCAATCTATATGCACGCGTAATGAAAGAACTCTCAGCTCTAAAGCGGAGGCTTCAAATAAAGAACTCCTTCTCAACCCCAACTCAAATATTTCTAATCGGAAAACTCCCTCGATCAAAAGTACCCGTTCTAAATCTTCCCGTGCGAGCTCACTAAAAGTCGGTCAGAGTTGTCGGTCCTGTTATTGCGCAGACAATAGTCGTATGGTACAGTGTGACGACTGTGATAGGTGGCATCACTTTAATTGCGTTGGTGTTGATAGTCAGATCGAGATGGTCCCGTGGCAGTGTGTTGAGTGCGAGAAAGGGGCAGACCGAAACCGTAAATTCGATAAACAACCCGGAACGGCAAATGTAGCAAACGCTAGCAGCGTATCGAAACAATGCGCTTCATCTGAAAGCAAAAGGGATCACCAAAAATTGGGTCGAGACGCGATTAAATCGACAGATTCACTGTCAGTATCGTCCAGACGATCATCTATAAGGACTATACAACGATTAGAATTGCAACTTCAGAAACTCGAAGCTGAGCAGACACTTCTAGATGAGAAGAAGAACCTAATTGAACAACAATTCAGTGTCCTTGAGGAGTTGGCAAGTTTGAATGAAGAAGAAGCAGAAGAAGTTGAATCAAAAAATGATTCCAAGGTTCAAGATTGGTTGAATAGAAAGAGCGATGCATGCCGGAATTGTGCTTCGTGTGAAGAGTTTGTGAATGAGGAACAGTCAGAAAACAGCAGTGATTCTTCTTCAGAAGAAGAGCAGGAACAACAAACAGTGCACGATTTACCTCACTTTAATTCAAATAAGCGCTCTACGCCAAGGAGAAAGCACGTCATCGAGCGGGGAACGTTTGCAACCAGCACCCAGTTCAATTGTAGCCTGTCACGTAATCAACTCGCCGCGCGCCAAATTGTCGCTAAAGATTTGCCTATCTTTACAGGCAATCCTGAGGATTGGCCACTTTTCTTCTCAACCTATAAAAGCACGACACGGATGTGTGGTTACACGAATGATGAAAACATGATTAGACTGATAAGTTGCCTGAAGGGTGAAGCCTTTACAGCAGTACGAAGCTATCTGCTTTATCCATCAACAGTGCCGAAAGCGATGGACGCTTTCAAACTTAGGTTCGTTCAGCCTCAATTCATAATACATTCAGTACGAGATAAAGTTCTAGCAATGCCGACGCTGAAAGCTGACTCGATTGACAAAACCATCGATTTCGCACTAGCCGTGCAAAACTTTGTAGCAACAATTGACGCTTGCGGTCGGAAGGAGTATAGGCGAGATGTTTCATTGTTAAGCGATCTTGTGGGTAAGCTCCCCACCTCAATGAAGTTAGAGTGGGCGAGATATATGAAAGGTTTACGAAAGGTGAATCTGGCAGATTTTAGTGAATGGCTATACAACATCGCCGCAGACGCCTGCCTGGTCTCGGAGCCGAGAAAAATTCAGGAGACCCTATGTTATGGCACGCGTAAGAAAACAAAACCCTTCATTAACACACATGCTGAACAGCCTAGTTTGCGTAACGAAGATTTACCTGGACCGAGTAAAATTACGCATAAGACGATCGGCGAGCAAAAGAAACTTACGATGAGATTATGTATTGTCTGCAAAGGTAACTGTGCACTTTTAATAAAATGTAAGCGTTTTTTGGATCTTTCTTACGATGGAAAGTGGGCAACTATACACGAGGCCAAAGTCTGCCGCAAATGTCTGAAGCAGCATAAGGGAGGGTGTATGTCGAAGGAATGCGGCATAAATGGATGCACTTTCAAGCATCATCCCCTGTTGCACAAAGAGCTGAGCGTAACGTCTTCAACAGCTAATAATGAACAAGCAAACGAAGCACAGGCGTGCAACACTCATCAGGGAGGATCCAGTGCCATCCTCTTTCGCTATGTTCCGGTTGTAGTATACGGTGATGGTAACAGTGTACATTGTTATGCATTCTTGGACGACGGATCCTCGTTAACGCTAATGGACCAAGACCTAGCTGAGGAGCTGAATCTTTCAGGAGAGCCCAATCCGCTATGTCTCAAATGGACAGGAGGTACACACCGTTCGGAAAACAACTCACATAAGGTAGCGTTGGATATTTCTGGTCTTAAGG CTTCAATCTGA
- the LOC129732983 gene encoding uncharacterized protein LOC129732983 isoform X1, whose amino-acid sequence MSTKSGSKSSAPNKGNCSATQSICTRNERTLSSKAEASNKELLLNPNSNISNRKTPSIKSTRSKSSRASSLKVGQSCRSCYCADNSRMVQCDDCDRWHHFNCVGVDSQIEMVPWQCVECEKGADRNRKFDKQPGTANVANASSVSKQCASSESKRDHQKLGRDAIKSTDSLSVSSRRSSIRTIQRLELQLQKLEAEQTLLDEKKNLIEQQFSVLEELASLNEEEAEEVESKNDSKVQDWLNRKSDACRNCASCEEFVNEEQSENSSDSSSEEEQEQQTVHDLPHFNSNKRSTPRRKHVIERGTFATSTQFNCSLSRNQLAARQIVAKDLPIFTGNPEDWPLFFSTYKSTTRMCGYTNDENMIRLISCLKGEAFTAVRSYLLYPSTVPKAMDAFKLRFVQPQFIIHSVRDKVLAMPTLKADSIDKTIDFALAVQNFVATIDACGRKEYRRDVSLLSDLVGKLPTSMKLEWARYMKGLRKVNLADFSEWLYNIAADACLVSEPRKIQETLCYGTRKKTKPFINTHAEQPSLRNEDLPGPSKITHKTIGEQKKLTMRLCIVCKGNCALLIKCKRFLDLSYDGKWATIHEAKVCRKCLKQHKGGCMSKECGINGCTFKHHPLLHKELSVTSSTANNEQANEAQACNTHQGGSSAILFRYVPVVVYGDGNSVHCYAFLDDGSSLTLMDQDLAEELNLSGEPNPLCLKWTGGTHRSENNSHKVALDISGLKGKRFHFENVRTVSELQLPPQSLDVKQLQSEYRHLRGVPAQSYRDVRPRLLIGVQHAYATLVRKSREGRVDQPIAINTNLGWTIYAGAPNGQSMSMLHYAYHVKQCNHDDVDKINDNMERALKDLFAIESLGVTSSNKEIRSQDDERAIQLLHDLTQFNGKRYETGLLWRNNNVKLPDSKPMALKRMYSMQWRMEKDPDLARILDEKLADYLNKGYIRKLTTAELEENHKRV is encoded by the coding sequence ATGTCGACCAAGTCCGGATCTAAATCCTCTGCCCCCAATAAAGGTAATTGCTCAGCTACTCAATCTATATGCACGCGTAATGAAAGAACTCTCAGCTCTAAAGCGGAGGCTTCAAATAAAGAACTCCTTCTCAACCCCAACTCAAATATTTCTAATCGGAAAACTCCCTCGATCAAAAGTACCCGTTCTAAATCTTCCCGTGCGAGCTCACTAAAAGTCGGTCAGAGTTGTCGGTCCTGTTATTGCGCAGACAATAGTCGTATGGTACAGTGTGACGACTGTGATAGGTGGCATCACTTTAATTGCGTTGGTGTTGATAGTCAGATCGAGATGGTCCCGTGGCAGTGTGTTGAGTGCGAGAAAGGGGCAGACCGAAACCGTAAATTCGATAAACAACCCGGAACGGCAAATGTAGCAAACGCTAGCAGCGTATCGAAACAATGCGCTTCATCTGAAAGCAAAAGGGATCACCAAAAATTGGGTCGAGACGCGATTAAATCGACAGATTCACTGTCAGTATCGTCCAGACGATCATCTATAAGGACTATACAACGATTAGAATTGCAACTTCAGAAACTCGAAGCTGAGCAGACACTTCTAGATGAGAAGAAGAACCTAATTGAACAACAATTCAGTGTCCTTGAGGAGTTGGCAAGTTTGAATGAAGAAGAAGCAGAAGAAGTTGAATCAAAAAATGATTCCAAGGTTCAAGATTGGTTGAATAGAAAGAGCGATGCATGCCGGAATTGTGCTTCGTGTGAAGAGTTTGTGAATGAGGAACAGTCAGAAAACAGCAGTGATTCTTCTTCAGAAGAAGAGCAGGAACAACAAACAGTGCACGATTTACCTCACTTTAATTCAAATAAGCGCTCTACGCCAAGGAGAAAGCACGTCATCGAGCGGGGAACGTTTGCAACCAGCACCCAGTTCAATTGTAGCCTGTCACGTAATCAACTCGCCGCGCGCCAAATTGTCGCTAAAGATTTGCCTATCTTTACAGGCAATCCTGAGGATTGGCCACTTTTCTTCTCAACCTATAAAAGCACGACACGGATGTGTGGTTACACGAATGATGAAAACATGATTAGACTGATAAGTTGCCTGAAGGGTGAAGCCTTTACAGCAGTACGAAGCTATCTGCTTTATCCATCAACAGTGCCGAAAGCGATGGACGCTTTCAAACTTAGGTTCGTTCAGCCTCAATTCATAATACATTCAGTACGAGATAAAGTTCTAGCAATGCCGACGCTGAAAGCTGACTCGATTGACAAAACCATCGATTTCGCACTAGCCGTGCAAAACTTTGTAGCAACAATTGACGCTTGCGGTCGGAAGGAGTATAGGCGAGATGTTTCATTGTTAAGCGATCTTGTGGGTAAGCTCCCCACCTCAATGAAGTTAGAGTGGGCGAGATATATGAAAGGTTTACGAAAGGTGAATCTGGCAGATTTTAGTGAATGGCTATACAACATCGCCGCAGACGCCTGCCTGGTCTCGGAGCCGAGAAAAATTCAGGAGACCCTATGTTATGGCACGCGTAAGAAAACAAAACCCTTCATTAACACACATGCTGAACAGCCTAGTTTGCGTAACGAAGATTTACCTGGACCGAGTAAAATTACGCATAAGACGATCGGCGAGCAAAAGAAACTTACGATGAGATTATGTATTGTCTGCAAAGGTAACTGTGCACTTTTAATAAAATGTAAGCGTTTTTTGGATCTTTCTTACGATGGAAAGTGGGCAACTATACACGAGGCCAAAGTCTGCCGCAAATGTCTGAAGCAGCATAAGGGAGGGTGTATGTCGAAGGAATGCGGCATAAATGGATGCACTTTCAAGCATCATCCCCTGTTGCACAAAGAGCTGAGCGTAACGTCTTCAACAGCTAATAATGAACAAGCAAACGAAGCACAGGCGTGCAACACTCATCAGGGAGGATCCAGTGCCATCCTCTTTCGCTATGTTCCGGTTGTAGTATACGGTGATGGTAACAGTGTACATTGTTATGCATTCTTGGACGACGGATCCTCGTTAACGCTAATGGACCAAGACCTAGCTGAGGAGCTGAATCTTTCAGGAGAGCCCAATCCGCTATGTCTCAAATGGACAGGAGGTACACACCGTTCGGAAAACAACTCACATAAGGTAGCGTTGGATATTTCTGGTCTTAAGGGTAAGCGTTTTCACTTTGAGAATGTTCGAACAGTTAGTGAGCTTCAGCTACCACCTCAATCACTCGATGTTAAACAGCTTCAATCTGAATACCGTCATCTTAGAGGTGTCCCTGCGCAATCGTACCGAGACGTCCGCCCACGCCTGCTAATCGGCGTTCAGCATGCCTACGCGACACTCGTGCGAAAAAGCCGAGAAGGGAGGGTTGATCAACCTATTGCAATAAACACCAATCTTGGATGGACTATATATGCTGGAGCCCCAAACGGTCAATCGATGAGCATGCTACACTACGCATATCATGTCAAACAATGCAACCATGATGATGTTGATAAGATCAACGACAATATGGAACGTGCGTTAAAAGATTTGTTTGCTATTGAGAGCTTAGGTGTTACTTCCTCTAATAAGGAAATCCGCTCTCAAGATGATGAACGGGCCATTCAGCTTCTACATGATCTCACTCAGTTCAATGGAAAGAGATACGAAACAGGTTTATTGTGGAGAAACAATAATGTAAAATTGCCGGACAGCAAACCAATGGCTTTAAAGCGAATGTATAGCATGCAATGGCGCATGGAAAAGGACCCAGACTTGGCGCGAATTCTGGACGAAAAGCTGGCGGATTATCTAAATAAGGGCTATATACGCAAACTTACCACCGCGGAGCTGGAGGAAAACCACAAACGTGTTTGA